Proteins found in one Erythrobacter sp. 3-20A1M genomic segment:
- a CDS encoding RNA degradosome polyphosphate kinase → MSTAPREDIPAEQGEAPQSPAERYFNRELSWLEFNDRVLEEACNADFPLLERLRFLSISGSNLDEFLMIRVAGLIGQVQRGIETPSIDGRTPARQLSEVLERVDVLIDKQQATWRALRDMLAEAEIHIADDERVDAEAHRWLKDFFLTEVVSVITPQAIDPAHPFPFIANEGLGLLFNVRRDGEELVEMVLVPSALPRFVRVPGDEALYISIESLIVRFAHQLFHGFEVCGYGAFRVLRDSDIEIEEEAEDLVRTFRSAIQRRRRGQVIQLEIDENCDPAAEALLREKLLIPGATTVKTDTLLGISGLAEIVAEDRPDLKFEPFQPRYPERVREHDGDLFAAIREKPFIVHHPYESFDVVVDFVRQAAVDPQVVAIKQSLYRAGSQSAVIEALVQAAENGKSVTAVVELKARFDEEQNLIWANKLERAGVQVIYGFVDWKTHAKLAMVVRREDGGFRTYCHMGTGNYHPVTAKIYTDLSYFTADPRLGRDAGRVFNFVTGYVQPNKTELLAVSPVNLRERLYELIEAEAANARAGKPAAIWAKMNQITDREMIDKLYEASQAGVQIQLVVRGICDLRPGVPGMSENITVKSIIGRFLEHGRIYAFANGHAMPSSRALVFTSSADLMTRNLDRRVEHLVPIDNHTVHDQVLEQVMLANLLDNRRSWFLDSDGSYTRADPGEQPFNCHVYFMNNPSLSGRGGALESDRVPRLALRKGAAG, encoded by the coding sequence ATGAGCACCGCACCGCGCGAGGATATCCCGGCCGAACAGGGCGAGGCTCCGCAAAGCCCGGCGGAGCGCTATTTCAACCGGGAGTTGAGCTGGCTCGAATTCAACGACCGGGTGCTGGAGGAAGCGTGCAATGCCGACTTCCCCCTGCTCGAACGGCTCCGGTTCCTGTCCATTTCCGGTAGCAATCTCGACGAATTCCTGATGATCCGCGTCGCCGGCCTGATCGGCCAGGTGCAGCGGGGGATCGAGACTCCTTCCATCGACGGGCGCACGCCTGCGCGCCAGTTGAGCGAGGTGCTGGAGCGGGTCGATGTGCTGATCGACAAGCAGCAGGCGACCTGGCGCGCGCTGCGCGACATGCTTGCCGAGGCGGAAATCCACATAGCCGATGATGAGCGCGTCGATGCGGAAGCGCATCGCTGGTTGAAGGATTTCTTCCTGACGGAGGTCGTGTCGGTCATTACGCCGCAGGCGATCGATCCGGCGCACCCGTTTCCCTTCATCGCCAACGAAGGGTTGGGGCTGCTGTTCAATGTCCGCCGGGACGGCGAAGAGCTGGTGGAGATGGTCCTGGTCCCGAGCGCGCTGCCGCGCTTCGTTCGCGTCCCGGGGGACGAGGCACTCTACATCAGTATCGAGAGCCTGATCGTGCGGTTCGCTCATCAACTGTTCCACGGGTTCGAGGTTTGCGGCTACGGCGCCTTCCGGGTGCTGCGCGACAGCGATATCGAGATCGAGGAAGAAGCGGAGGACCTGGTCCGCACATTCCGCAGCGCGATCCAGCGCCGCCGGCGCGGGCAGGTGATCCAGCTGGAGATCGACGAAAATTGCGATCCCGCCGCCGAGGCCCTGCTGCGCGAGAAACTGCTGATCCCAGGCGCGACCACGGTCAAGACGGACACGCTGCTGGGCATTTCGGGGCTGGCCGAGATTGTCGCCGAAGACCGCCCCGACCTGAAGTTCGAGCCGTTCCAGCCGCGCTATCCCGAGCGGGTGCGCGAGCATGACGGCGATCTGTTCGCCGCGATCCGCGAAAAGCCCTTCATTGTCCACCACCCCTACGAGAGCTTCGACGTGGTGGTCGATTTCGTGCGGCAGGCGGCGGTCGATCCGCAGGTGGTGGCGATCAAGCAGTCGCTCTATCGCGCAGGCAGCCAGTCGGCAGTGATCGAGGCGCTGGTGCAGGCAGCAGAAAACGGCAAGTCGGTGACAGCCGTGGTCGAGTTGAAGGCGCGCTTCGACGAGGAGCAGAACCTCATCTGGGCCAACAAGCTGGAGCGGGCCGGGGTGCAGGTGATCTACGGCTTCGTCGACTGGAAGACCCATGCCAAGCTGGCGATGGTGGTCCGGCGCGAGGATGGCGGCTTTCGCACCTATTGCCACATGGGCACGGGAAACTATCACCCGGTCACGGCCAAGATATACACCGACCTCAGCTATTTCACCGCCGACCCCCGCCTGGGACGGGACGCGGGGCGCGTGTTCAATTTCGTGACCGGATACGTGCAACCCAACAAGACGGAGCTGCTCGCCGTCAGCCCGGTCAATCTGCGCGAACGGCTGTACGAGTTGATCGAAGCCGAAGCCGCGAACGCCCGCGCGGGCAAGCCCGCCGCAATCTGGGCCAAGATGAACCAGATCACCGATCGCGAAATGATCGACAAGCTTTATGAGGCCAGCCAGGCCGGGGTGCAGATCCAGCTCGTCGTGCGCGGCATTTGCGACTTGCGGCCCGGCGTGCCCGGCATGTCAGAGAACATCACGGTGAAGTCCATCATCGGCCGTTTTCTGGAGCATGGTCGTATCTACGCTTTCGCAAACGGGCACGCGATGCCCAGCAGCCGCGCTCTGGTCTTCACCTCCAGCGCCGATCTGATGACCCGCAATCTCGATCGCCGGGTCGAACATCTGGTGCCGATCGACAATCATACCGTGCACGATCAGGTGCTGGAGCAGGTGATGCTCGCCAACCTGCTTGATAATCGGCGCAGCTGGTTCCTGGATTCCGACGGCAGCTATACGCGGGCGGACCCGGGCGAACAGCCGTTCAACTGTCACGTCTATTTCATGAACAACCCTTCGCTGTCAGGCCGCGGGGGCGCGCTCGAATCCGATCGCGTGCCCCGGCTTGCCTTGCGCAAGGGGGCTGCCGGGTGA
- the virB11 gene encoding P-type DNA transfer ATPase VirB11, whose protein sequence is MSADIHPFAPEQPKEAEPRAQTPAMAERSVYLDAYLAPFRQWLERDSITEIMVNRPGEVWIEDSADPGMRRIETPEITDTLVQRLAEQVARVSHQGINREHPLLGATLPGDARVQFCGPPASRRHWVMAIRRHRRLDLPLDAYDSGPLRSPEPPPMPDPQERPIDYLREAIRQRRTILISGGTSTGKTTFLNAMLGEIPKSQRVVLVEDTPELRLPGENGVGLVAVKGELGEAKVTANELLQAALRLRPDRVVLGELRGAESVSFLRAINTGHPGSFSTIHANSLRGALEQLSLMVMQTGIGLTRSDTIAYASSVIDVLVQLGRGPEGQRGISAIAESRDLV, encoded by the coding sequence ATGAGTGCTGATATCCATCCGTTCGCGCCGGAACAGCCGAAAGAGGCTGAGCCGAGGGCGCAGACACCCGCGATGGCGGAACGCAGCGTCTATCTGGACGCCTACCTCGCGCCGTTCCGGCAATGGCTGGAACGTGACTCGATTACCGAGATCATGGTCAACCGGCCGGGTGAGGTGTGGATCGAGGATTCCGCCGATCCGGGCATGCGGCGGATCGAGACGCCGGAAATCACCGATACGCTGGTACAGCGCCTGGCGGAGCAGGTCGCGCGGGTCAGCCACCAGGGGATCAATCGAGAGCATCCGCTGCTGGGCGCTACCCTGCCCGGCGACGCGCGCGTGCAGTTCTGCGGCCCGCCCGCGAGCCGTCGGCATTGGGTCATGGCAATCCGCCGCCATCGTCGGCTCGACCTGCCGCTCGACGCTTACGATTCGGGGCCCCTGCGTTCGCCCGAGCCCCCGCCGATGCCCGATCCCCAGGAGCGGCCGATCGACTATCTGCGCGAGGCGATCCGCCAGCGGCGCACGATCCTGATCTCCGGGGGAACCAGCACCGGCAAGACGACCTTTCTAAATGCGATGTTAGGCGAGATACCCAAGAGCCAGCGGGTCGTCCTGGTCGAGGACACGCCCGAACTCCGCTTGCCCGGCGAGAACGGCGTCGGCCTGGTGGCGGTGAAGGGTGAACTGGGCGAAGCCAAGGTCACCGCGAACGAATTGCTGCAAGCCGCGCTGCGCCTGCGCCCCGACCGCGTCGTGCTGGGCGAATTGCGCGGGGCGGAAAGCGTTTCCTTCCTGCGCGCGATCAACACCGGACACCCCGGCAGCTTCTCGACCATCCACGCCAACTCCTTGCGTGGCGCGCTGGAGCAACTGAGCCTCATGGTCATGCAGACCGGGATCGGGCTGACCCGCTCCGACACGATCGCCTATGCCTCAAGCGTGATCGACGTGCTGGTGCAGCTGGGGCGCGGGCCTGAGGGGCAGCGCGGGATCTCCGCAATCGCCGAGAGTCGCGACCTGGTATGA
- a CDS encoding TrbI/VirB10 family protein, translating to MRLAMKMSGKGAAANDAARDEDPREGESAEIIDLASRNSFPAVAQKKGKSDAAGLVAGIAIVAALGAVTLWSMNSARTGEPASVGNPAVQAPQQAAVVPAPVVAPNAAGNPAVAPAPMRVDPAPQPVLSRAPGYAGVPAANPYASETLVFDASGRATPLAGPAAAIAAGAAGDASAAGVGGSAGDFAAKIGGVGGGTAQAQPLANPTTTVTQGTLIPAILETAIDTDVPGFVRAVVSQDVRSFDGKKVLIPRSSRLIGQYQSGVQQGQKRAYVIWTRLIRPDGASVSIASPAVGFDGTTGLPGKVDSHFFQRFGSAMLLSVVGGLSAIGTGGASVIVGGGGQAAAAAAVQSGDKIAPTIRVRQGEPIRVFTARDLDFGPVQ from the coding sequence ATGCGCCTAGCCATGAAGATGTCCGGCAAGGGAGCCGCCGCCAACGACGCCGCGCGCGACGAAGACCCGCGCGAGGGTGAGAGCGCGGAGATCATCGATCTCGCCAGCCGCAATTCCTTTCCGGCCGTCGCGCAGAAGAAAGGCAAGTCCGATGCCGCCGGTCTCGTCGCCGGGATCGCCATCGTCGCCGCGCTGGGCGCGGTCACGCTGTGGAGCATGAACAGCGCCCGTACCGGCGAACCGGCGAGCGTGGGCAATCCGGCGGTGCAGGCACCGCAGCAGGCCGCCGTCGTGCCAGCGCCCGTCGTTGCGCCCAACGCAGCAGGCAATCCGGCAGTGGCCCCTGCGCCGATGCGCGTCGATCCGGCGCCGCAACCGGTCCTTTCGCGCGCGCCAGGCTATGCGGGCGTTCCCGCAGCCAATCCCTACGCATCCGAAACGCTTGTCTTCGATGCCAGCGGCAGGGCCACGCCCCTGGCCGGTCCGGCGGCCGCCATTGCGGCCGGGGCAGCGGGTGATGCCTCCGCTGCCGGTGTCGGCGGCTCTGCCGGGGACTTCGCTGCGAAGATCGGCGGAGTCGGGGGCGGAACGGCGCAGGCGCAGCCGCTCGCCAACCCGACCACCACGGTGACGCAGGGCACCCTGATCCCGGCGATCCTGGAGACCGCTATCGACACCGACGTGCCCGGCTTCGTGCGGGCGGTCGTGAGCCAGGACGTGCGCAGCTTCGACGGCAAGAAGGTACTGATCCCGCGCTCCAGCCGCCTGATCGGGCAGTACCAGTCGGGCGTGCAGCAGGGGCAGAAGCGCGCCTATGTGATCTGGACCCGGCTGATCCGGCCCGATGGCGCCAGTGTCTCCATCGCCTCGCCCGCCGTCGGGTTCGACGGGACCACCGGTCTGCCCGGCAAGGTGGATTCGCATTTCTTCCAGCGCTTCGGGTCAGCCATGCTGCTGTCGGTCGTGGGCGGATTGTCTGCGATCGGCACTGGCGGCGCATCGGTGATCGTGGGCGGCGGGGGACAGGCTGCCGCCGCCGCCGCCGTGCAGTCCGGCGACAAGATCGCGCCGACCATCCGCGTGCGCCAGGGCGAGCCGATCCGGGTCTTCACCGCGCGCGATCTCGATTTCGGTCCGGTCCAATAG
- a CDS encoding TrbG/VirB9 family P-type conjugative transfer protein, whose protein sequence is MIRAGLPALLLFAALATTPAQAQDSRLVEKFYQPDEVVTIHGKTKVQATIEFGEDEAIENVAVGDSTAWQVTPNKRANLLFVKPLQPTGATNMTVVTDKRTYYFDLVASPRAKPVYALRFTYPEPPAPTAEEQAQMAAAEPQPQASGTEMAAATDPFAVVDPASLNFEWRKTGENKLMPARIYDNGEAVFMTWPDGVTAPAIQVKDRKGTEGPVNYIVRDNTIIVDGVPPEIVLRLGEDSATLTYAGPPIIRKLPEQAALGRTNRGE, encoded by the coding sequence ATGATCCGCGCCGGTCTCCCAGCGCTGCTGCTGTTCGCCGCCCTTGCCACAACGCCCGCGCAGGCGCAGGATTCGCGCCTGGTTGAGAAGTTCTACCAGCCCGACGAGGTCGTCACCATTCACGGCAAGACCAAGGTGCAGGCGACGATCGAATTCGGCGAGGACGAGGCGATCGAGAACGTCGCTGTGGGCGATTCCACCGCGTGGCAAGTGACCCCCAACAAGCGCGCGAACCTGCTGTTCGTGAAGCCGCTGCAGCCGACCGGCGCCACCAATATGACAGTGGTGACCGACAAGCGGACCTATTATTTCGACCTCGTCGCGAGTCCGCGCGCGAAGCCAGTGTATGCGCTGCGCTTCACCTATCCCGAACCACCCGCGCCGACGGCGGAGGAGCAGGCGCAGATGGCCGCTGCCGAACCGCAGCCGCAGGCGAGCGGCACCGAAATGGCCGCCGCTACCGATCCCTTCGCCGTGGTCGATCCGGCAAGCCTGAATTTCGAATGGCGCAAAACGGGCGAGAACAAGCTGATGCCGGCGCGGATCTACGACAATGGCGAGGCGGTCTTCATGACCTGGCCCGACGGGGTTACGGCTCCCGCCATCCAGGTGAAGGATCGCAAGGGCACCGAAGGGCCGGTAAACTACATCGTTCGCGACAACACGATCATCGTTGATGGTGTGCCGCCCGAAATCGTCCTGAGGCTGGGCGAGGACAGTGCGACGCTGACCTATGCCGGCCCACCGATCATCCGCAAATTGCCCGAGCAGGCGGCCCTTGGCCGTACGAACCGAGGGGAGTGA
- a CDS encoding type IV secretion system protein, with protein MSAGCDMVMSQAAGGVAAALQAVDCVAGEVTGAAFGRLFAPGGAMATVLTILLTLYVAFFAVNLLTGRGSLGVRSLTPRMITLGLVLTFATSWVAYQSVVWNLAIGAPDWLASVLTGDSGSATQTFASKVDVVFQAIEQASQGKDDISAFSPAGMMWLGAMLFMLGTVGVLVTARIALALLVALGPIFVVMALFNGTRGLFTGWLKGVVMLALTPLFAVLGGSIMLEMAVPVLSALTQNPGGEIPQRAAMAFFMIGAVHVALMIMVLKVTGTMVSGWRVFGLVADGNESGGRSTAQSTSSSPARAAPLSTAQAAGAANATPTTTAARRTAVVAATPSHIPANDTGGSVRETRVLATSSGGGQVNPLSKGNSRTSGLGTRFKPTAARSTEKVK; from the coding sequence ATGAGCGCGGGTTGCGACATGGTGATGAGCCAGGCGGCGGGCGGCGTGGCGGCGGCGCTGCAGGCGGTGGACTGCGTCGCGGGCGAAGTGACGGGCGCGGCATTCGGGCGGCTGTTCGCCCCCGGCGGCGCTATGGCGACGGTGCTCACGATCCTGCTGACGCTCTACGTCGCCTTCTTCGCGGTCAACCTGCTGACCGGGCGCGGCTCGCTTGGCGTACGGTCGCTGACGCCGCGCATGATCACGCTGGGCCTCGTACTCACGTTCGCCACCAGCTGGGTCGCTTACCAGTCTGTGGTATGGAATCTCGCCATCGGTGCGCCGGACTGGCTCGCCTCGGTCCTGACCGGCGACAGCGGCTCGGCAACGCAGACCTTTGCGAGCAAGGTCGACGTGGTGTTCCAGGCGATCGAGCAGGCAAGCCAGGGCAAGGACGACATCTCGGCCTTTTCGCCCGCGGGCATGATGTGGCTCGGCGCAATGCTGTTCATGCTGGGCACGGTCGGCGTCCTGGTGACCGCGCGGATCGCGCTGGCGCTGCTGGTCGCGCTCGGTCCGATCTTCGTGGTGATGGCGTTGTTCAACGGGACGCGCGGCCTGTTCACCGGCTGGCTGAAAGGTGTCGTCATGCTGGCGCTGACCCCGCTGTTCGCGGTGCTCGGCGGCAGCATCATGCTGGAAATGGCGGTGCCGGTCCTCTCCGCGCTGACGCAGAACCCTGGTGGCGAGATCCCGCAGCGCGCCGCGATGGCGTTCTTCATGATCGGTGCGGTGCATGTCGCGCTGATGATTATGGTACTGAAGGTTACGGGTACGATGGTGTCCGGCTGGCGCGTTTTCGGCCTCGTCGCCGATGGGAACGAGAGCGGGGGCCGCTCGACCGCGCAATCCACCTCGTCTTCGCCCGCACGGGCCGCACCGCTCAGTACCGCGCAGGCTGCCGGAGCCGCGAACGCCACGCCGACGACGACGGCGGCACGCCGCACTGCAGTGGTGGCGGCCACCCCCAGCCACATTCCGGCGAACGACACGGGCGGTTCGGTGCGCGAGACGCGCGTGCTCGCCACCTCTTCAGGGGGCGGTCAGGTCAATCCCCTAAGCAAGGGGAATTCGCGCACCTCGGGGCTGGGGACCCGGTTCAAGCCGACCGCCGCCCGATCCACGGAGAAAGTGAAATGA
- a CDS encoding VirB4 family type IV secretion/conjugal transfer ATPase → MSKWIGTAAWGGKEARAGDRLPYARLVDESTVLLRDGSVMTAIQVPGLLFETEDTDALNAHAATREIMLRSTLDARFVMYHHVIRRRVEVELETEFADPLARHIDARWKERLGSGALFINDQFVTLIRRPARGKAGWVEKASKKLNRRKRDDVEVDPKDLRSLKAAATGLVAALQPYGAALLGEYTGPAGNTNSEMLELLSALYNGEMRPVRRPAEDTDIGYMLPYRRVSFGLDAMELRGSGDPDFASILSLKDYPDATSPGLIDGLLRLPYEMVVSESYAPAERTTARERMDLALRRLRSADEEAQAERSDMLAARDALGNGAVGFGDHHLSVLVRERTLPRLDDATAACAAALADTGAIVVREDVNLEPAFWAQFPGNENYIVRRAMISSANMASFGSLHGFALGQADGNHWGEAVTLLETTSATPFFFNFHHGDLGNFSVIGPSGSGKTVVMNFLAAQAQKFSPRTILFDKDRGAELFVRGIGGRYDRIYAGEPSGFNPLSLPDSAANRAFLRDWLGVLLKAEGPEELQTISHAVDATYENAPELRRLRHFRELLSGTRRPEPGDLADRLSAWIHGGEHAWLFDNGEDKLDLANRTLGFDMTALLENPKLRTPTMMYLFHRIEERLDGQPTMILIDEGWKALDDEVFAARIRDWLKTLRKRNALVGFATQSARDALESRISTALVEQTATMVFMPNSRARPEDYCDGFGLTSHELALIRSLPAHSRCFLVRQPDASVVVRLDLSNAPEVLAMLSGRESTVRRLDLLREAVGDDPADWFPALTGHAWPGGASENAEDDIAFKQAAE, encoded by the coding sequence ATGAGCAAATGGATCGGCACCGCCGCCTGGGGCGGCAAGGAGGCGCGCGCCGGCGACCGGCTGCCCTATGCGCGGCTGGTCGACGAGAGCACCGTGCTGCTGCGCGACGGCTCCGTCATGACTGCGATCCAGGTGCCCGGCCTGCTGTTCGAGACCGAGGATACCGACGCGCTCAACGCCCATGCCGCGACGCGCGAGATCATGCTGCGCTCCACCCTCGATGCGCGTTTCGTGATGTACCACCATGTGATCCGTCGCCGGGTCGAGGTTGAGCTGGAGACCGAATTCGCAGATCCGCTGGCGCGCCATATCGACGCGCGGTGGAAGGAACGGCTGGGCTCGGGCGCGCTGTTCATCAACGATCAGTTCGTCACCCTCATCCGGCGCCCCGCGCGCGGCAAGGCTGGCTGGGTGGAGAAGGCGAGCAAGAAGCTCAACCGTCGCAAGCGCGATGATGTGGAAGTTGATCCCAAGGACCTGCGCAGTCTGAAAGCAGCCGCGACCGGCCTCGTCGCCGCGTTGCAGCCCTACGGTGCGGCGCTGCTGGGCGAATATACCGGACCGGCGGGCAACACGAATTCGGAAATGCTGGAGCTGCTCTCCGCGCTCTACAATGGCGAGATGCGCCCCGTGCGCCGCCCTGCCGAGGATACCGATATCGGCTACATGCTCCCCTATCGCCGCGTGTCCTTCGGGCTCGACGCGATGGAACTGCGCGGTTCGGGCGATCCCGACTTCGCCTCGATCCTCAGCCTCAAGGACTATCCCGACGCGACCAGCCCCGGCCTGATCGACGGGCTGCTGCGGCTGCCCTACGAGATGGTCGTGTCCGAGAGCTACGCCCCGGCGGAGCGGACCACCGCCCGCGAGCGGATGGACCTGGCGCTACGCCGTCTGCGCTCTGCCGACGAGGAAGCGCAGGCCGAACGAAGCGACATGCTCGCCGCGCGCGATGCGCTGGGCAATGGCGCGGTCGGGTTCGGCGACCATCACCTGTCGGTGCTGGTGCGCGAGCGCACGCTGCCGCGTCTCGACGATGCGACTGCCGCCTGTGCCGCCGCGCTGGCCGATACCGGTGCGATCGTGGTCCGCGAGGACGTGAACCTGGAGCCTGCATTCTGGGCGCAGTTCCCCGGCAACGAAAACTACATCGTGCGCCGCGCGATGATCTCGTCCGCCAACATGGCGAGCTTCGGGTCCCTGCACGGTTTCGCGCTGGGGCAGGCGGACGGCAATCACTGGGGCGAGGCGGTGACGCTGCTGGAAACGACCAGCGCCACGCCGTTCTTCTTCAATTTCCACCATGGCGATCTCGGCAATTTCTCGGTCATCGGGCCGTCCGGTTCGGGCAAGACGGTGGTGATGAACTTCCTCGCTGCGCAGGCGCAGAAGTTCTCGCCCCGCACCATCCTGTTCGACAAGGATCGCGGGGCGGAGCTGTTTGTGCGCGGCATTGGTGGGCGCTACGATCGTATCTATGCAGGCGAGCCATCGGGCTTCAATCCGCTCAGCCTGCCCGACAGCGCTGCCAATCGCGCCTTTCTGCGCGACTGGCTCGGGGTTCTGCTCAAGGCCGAGGGACCGGAAGAGTTGCAGACGATCAGCCATGCGGTCGATGCGACCTACGAGAACGCGCCCGAGCTGCGCCGCTTGCGGCATTTCCGCGAGCTGCTGTCAGGCACGCGGCGGCCCGAACCCGGCGATCTCGCCGATCGCCTCTCTGCCTGGATTCATGGCGGCGAGCATGCCTGGCTGTTCGACAATGGCGAGGACAAACTCGACCTCGCCAACCGCACCCTCGGCTTCGACATGACCGCGCTGCTCGAGAACCCGAAGCTGCGCACGCCGACCATGATGTACCTGTTCCACCGGATCGAGGAGCGGCTGGACGGGCAACCGACCATGATCCTGATCGACGAGGGCTGGAAAGCGCTTGACGACGAGGTGTTCGCCGCGCGGATTCGCGACTGGCTCAAGACCCTCCGGAAACGCAACGCGCTGGTCGGCTTCGCGACGCAGAGCGCACGCGACGCTTTGGAAAGCCGCATTTCCACCGCATTGGTGGAGCAAACAGCGACCATGGTTTTCATGCCCAACAGCCGCGCCCGGCCGGAAGACTACTGCGACGGCTTCGGTCTCACGAGCCACGAGCTGGCGCTGATCCGCAGCCTGCCCGCGCACAGCCGCTGCTTCCTGGTGCGCCAGCCCGACGCCAGCGTGGTCGTCCGGCTCGATCTGTCGAACGCGCCCGAAGTGCTGGCAATGCTGTCGGGCCGCGAGAGCACCGTGCGTCGGCTCGACCTGCTGCGCGAGGCGGTGGGCGACGATCCCGCGGACTGGTTCCCCGCGCTTACCGGCCATGCCTGGCCGGGTGGAGCGAGCGAGAACGCCGAGGACGACATCGCGTTCAAGCAGGCCGCCGAATGA
- a CDS encoding type IV secretion system protein VirB3: MDQLVRHPVHRALTRPQMFAGVTYNYFIINAAVTTEVFLITGSWLALPAAALMHGIGYFACLREPRIFDLWLTKVSKCPRVKNFKRWGCNSYAA, translated from the coding sequence ATGGATCAGCTCGTCCGCCATCCGGTCCACCGCGCGCTGACCCGCCCGCAGATGTTCGCGGGCGTGACCTACAACTATTTCATCATCAACGCCGCCGTCACGACGGAGGTGTTCCTGATCACCGGCAGCTGGCTGGCATTGCCAGCGGCGGCGCTGATGCACGGCATCGGCTATTTCGCCTGCCTGCGCGAGCCGCGCATCTTCGACCTGTGGCTCACCAAGGTGTCGAAATGCCCGCGGGTGAAGAATTTCAAGCGGTGGGGCTGCAACAGCTACGCCGCCTGA
- a CDS encoding TrbC/VirB2 family protein yields the protein MHSISRLTALAALLSPSAALAQMQGQDPAGSGPIVNALAWLQGTLLGNVATAVAVMAVAAVGFMMLTGRLNWRFGATVIIGVFILFGAASIVSGIQSAAG from the coding sequence ATGCATTCGATTAGCCGCCTGACCGCGCTCGCCGCGCTGCTTTCCCCCTCCGCCGCGCTGGCGCAGATGCAGGGTCAGGACCCGGCCGGGTCGGGCCCGATCGTCAACGCGCTCGCCTGGCTGCAGGGCACGCTGCTGGGCAATGTCGCGACCGCCGTCGCCGTTATGGCGGTGGCCGCGGTCGGCTTCATGATGCTGACGGGGCGTCTCAACTGGCGCTTCGGTGCGACCGTGATCATCGGCGTGTTCATCCTGTTCGGCGCTGCCTCGATCGTGTCCGGCATCCAGTCGGCGGCGGGCTAG
- a CDS encoding lytic transglycosylase domain-containing protein, translating to MILAKCGGAALAVALALTANVAQADVLEIGDDGARWIAGDQAVLLEPGVSDAGMPDAGAQELSAEWGGDLPPAALSDPSAQAGAIPAAYAAKVAELARRFDLSPTLIEALVWQESRWRAGARSPVGARGLAQLMPGTAREMGVDPDDPFANLEGGARYLREQLDRFDGDLEKALAAYNAGPGRVLQANGVPRIRETQIYVAAIMGRLADHSREDD from the coding sequence ATGATTCTCGCCAAGTGTGGCGGCGCGGCGTTGGCGGTCGCGCTGGCTCTGACAGCAAACGTCGCGCAAGCGGACGTCCTCGAGATCGGGGACGATGGCGCGCGCTGGATCGCCGGGGATCAGGCCGTCCTGCTCGAACCTGGCGTGTCCGATGCTGGAATGCCGGATGCCGGGGCGCAGGAACTGTCGGCCGAGTGGGGCGGCGACCTGCCGCCCGCCGCCCTGTCCGACCCTTCCGCGCAGGCAGGGGCGATTCCGGCGGCCTATGCGGCGAAGGTGGCCGAACTGGCGCGGCGCTTCGACCTCAGCCCGACGTTGATAGAGGCGCTGGTGTGGCAGGAAAGCCGCTGGCGGGCGGGGGCGCGTTCGCCCGTCGGAGCGCGAGGCTTGGCCCAGCTGATGCCCGGCACGGCGCGCGAGATGGGGGTCGATCCCGACGATCCCTTCGCCAATCTGGAGGGCGGGGCGCGCTATCTGCGCGAACAGCTCGACCGCTTCGACGGCGATCTGGAGAAGGCGCTGGCGGCTTACAATGCAGGGCCCGGCCGGGTCCTGCAGGCGAACGGCGTGCCGCGCATCCGCGAAACGCAGATTTACGTGGCGGCGATCATGGGTCGCCTGGCCGATCATTCCCGAGAGGACGACTAG